One window of Tepidanaerobacter acetatoxydans Re1 genomic DNA carries:
- a CDS encoding sugar ABC transporter substrate-binding protein — translation MKLKTKRFKMLSLIVGITLIFLLISGCGQQQESQPSDSEQVPQQEAEEPIKIGVVVKALNSDFWKTVEAGAKAAGKDLGIEVEVLGPSAETAVSEQIDMIEDQITKRVSALAVAPSQPASAIPVFDQAKAAGIPVVLIDTDAQWDDKVSFVGTGNYNGGKQAGEFIAEKLGKGGKVVILRGAVGDPTHDERSNGAIEVLKEKGLEILDIQPANSERGLGMTVMENMLQVHSDIQGMFATNDEMALGALRAIQAAGKEIITVGFDGSPDALKSIEEGELTASVAQNSFNIGYQGVVAAVKAVRGEAVDKRIDTGTKIISKDNVKEEQQKLKEILGQ, via the coding sequence ATGAAATTGAAAACAAAGCGGTTTAAAATGTTAAGTTTGATAGTCGGGATTACGCTAATTTTTTTACTTATTTCTGGATGCGGCCAGCAGCAAGAATCTCAGCCTAGTGACAGTGAGCAGGTACCACAACAAGAAGCAGAAGAACCCATAAAAATCGGAGTTGTTGTCAAAGCATTAAACAGTGATTTTTGGAAAACAGTAGAAGCTGGAGCAAAAGCTGCGGGAAAGGATTTAGGTATAGAAGTCGAAGTTTTGGGACCATCGGCAGAAACTGCTGTATCAGAGCAAATAGATATGATTGAAGACCAGATTACCAAGCGAGTATCTGCTTTAGCTGTGGCGCCTTCACAACCAGCATCGGCAATTCCTGTATTTGACCAAGCTAAAGCTGCCGGAATACCTGTTGTGCTAATAGATACAGATGCTCAATGGGATGACAAAGTTAGCTTTGTGGGAACAGGAAACTACAATGGAGGTAAGCAAGCAGGAGAATTTATAGCAGAAAAATTAGGTAAGGGTGGAAAAGTTGTAATACTTAGAGGAGCTGTAGGGGATCCAACTCATGATGAAAGGTCAAATGGTGCTATTGAAGTTTTAAAAGAAAAGGGATTGGAAATACTTGATATTCAACCAGCCAACAGTGAAAGAGGCTTGGGAATGACTGTAATGGAAAATATGCTTCAGGTTCACTCGGATATCCAAGGGATGTTTGCCACCAATGATGAGATGGCTTTAGGTGCCCTCAGAGCGATTCAAGCCGCGGGTAAAGAAATAATAACTGTTGGTTTTGATGGTTCGCCTGACGCATTAAAATCTATTGAAGAAGGAGAATTAACTGCATCTGTTGCACAAAATTCTTTCAATATTGGTTATCAAGGTGTTGTTGCAGCAGTAAAAGCTGTGAGAGGAGAAGCAGTTGATAAAAGGATAGACACTGGGACCAAAATTATTTCAAAAGACAACGTAAAAGAAGAACAACAAAAACTAAAAGAAATTTTAGGTCAATAG
- a CDS encoding sugar ABC transporter ATP-binding protein has translation MTKKPYLKMKGISKQFPGVIALDSVNFEVAKGEVHGLVGENGAGKSTLIKILTGAYEKDEGQIYIDNKEIHISNPKQAIDMGIVAIYQELNLSPHFSAAENIFLGQEIKMGNVINFIDWKATKREAMRLLNELGQDLDINIPVKQLGIGQQQMVEIAKALSKNANIIIMDEPTSSLSLNETEELLKAIDRLRGKGISVIFISHRLEEVFEICDRITVMRDGKKIVTVEARETNKDEIIKYMVGRSLEQQYPKKPTRRGAEALRVENLKRAGIFDDISFVAYSGEILGISGLVGAGRTEIARSIFGADIRDKGDIYVYGKKCNILSPRDAMKEGIALLTEDRKGQGLILQQDIVTNITLPSLPRFKEKFFIDLKKLFLASKSLSEELDIKTPSLYKKVMELSGGNQQKVVIAKWLCYNARIFIFDEPTRGIDVGAKVEVYNIMNELVSNGACVIMISSELPEILGMSDRIIVLHEGRITGEFSRENANQEIIMKAATGGV, from the coding sequence GTGACAAAGAAACCTTATCTTAAAATGAAGGGCATCTCAAAGCAATTTCCGGGTGTGATAGCACTTGATTCGGTAAATTTTGAAGTTGCTAAAGGCGAGGTTCATGGTCTTGTAGGCGAAAATGGTGCTGGAAAATCAACTCTGATAAAGATATTGACCGGAGCTTATGAAAAAGATGAGGGTCAAATTTATATAGACAATAAAGAGATACATATATCAAATCCTAAACAGGCGATCGACATGGGAATTGTCGCTATATATCAAGAATTGAATTTAAGTCCGCATTTTTCAGCTGCAGAGAATATTTTTCTTGGGCAAGAAATAAAAATGGGGAATGTTATTAATTTTATTGATTGGAAAGCAACAAAAAGAGAAGCGATGCGTCTTTTAAATGAATTGGGTCAGGATTTAGATATTAATATACCCGTAAAGCAATTAGGTATAGGTCAGCAGCAAATGGTAGAAATAGCTAAGGCATTATCAAAAAATGCTAATATTATTATAATGGATGAACCAACCTCAAGCTTAAGTCTAAATGAAACTGAAGAATTATTGAAAGCTATTGATAGATTAAGGGGAAAAGGAATTTCTGTCATATTTATATCGCATAGACTGGAAGAAGTTTTTGAAATATGTGACAGGATTACAGTCATGAGGGATGGTAAGAAAATAGTGACAGTAGAAGCTAGGGAAACTAATAAAGATGAGATTATAAAGTATATGGTAGGCAGAAGCTTAGAGCAGCAATATCCCAAAAAACCAACTAGGCGGGGTGCTGAGGCGTTAAGAGTAGAGAACCTTAAACGAGCGGGTATTTTTGATGATATAAGCTTTGTTGCATATAGTGGTGAGATTTTAGGTATTTCAGGACTTGTAGGCGCAGGTAGAACTGAAATCGCTAGAAGTATTTTTGGTGCTGATATAAGAGATAAGGGTGATATTTATGTTTATGGGAAAAAGTGTAATATTTTATCTCCTAGAGATGCAATGAAGGAAGGAATAGCTCTTTTGACTGAAGACAGGAAAGGACAAGGCTTAATTTTACAACAAGATATAGTAACCAATATTACACTGCCTAGTTTGCCAAGATTCAAGGAAAAATTTTTTATTGATTTAAAAAAACTATTCCTCGCATCAAAAAGTTTATCAGAAGAATTAGATATAAAAACGCCGTCACTATACAAAAAAGTAATGGAATTAAGCGGTGGAAATCAGCAGAAGGTGGTAATTGCAAAATGGCTTTGTTATAATGCAAGAATTTTTATTTTTGACGAACCAACGAGGGGCATTGATGTAGGTGCGAAAGTTGAAGTATATAACATAATGAATGAGCTAGTATCTAATGGCGCATGCGTTATAATGATATCTTCTGAACTTCCTGAAATTTTAGGTATGAGTGATAGGATTATTGTATTACATGAAGGAAGAATAACAGGTGAATTTTCTCGAGAGAATGCCAATCAAGAAATAATCATGAAAGCTGCAACTGGAGGTGTGTAA
- a CDS encoding ABC transporter permease — translation MKVESKAEKNVVQENQQQSEKVTSFFSQIGSMAGLIVLFIFLSIATPHFFEVKNLMNIARQSAINSLVAVGMLMAILTAGIDLSVGSILALSTVVMGILVVKLNMSPIIGILACLAMGSLLGIINGLLLTKLHLPHPFISTLGMQNICRGLALIATKASPISGFPPIIQYLGSAFLGPVPVSFILVIVIYVVFHIFLTRTATGRHIYAVGGNKEAARLSGINVDAILITVYTLSGLMAAMGGLILTGRVNAAYPLAGLAYETDAIAAVIIGGASFMGGVGTVWGTLIGAMIMAVLRNGLNLLGVSAEWQTVAIGAVIIGAVYVDVIRRRAQVKS, via the coding sequence ATGAAAGTTGAGTCTAAAGCAGAAAAAAATGTAGTTCAAGAAAATCAGCAACAAAGCGAAAAAGTTACAAGTTTTTTTTCGCAAATAGGATCAATGGCTGGGCTAATCGTTCTATTCATATTTTTATCAATTGCCACCCCACACTTTTTTGAGGTAAAAAACCTCATGAACATTGCAAGACAATCAGCTATTAATAGCCTTGTGGCAGTGGGAATGCTTATGGCTATACTAACTGCAGGAATTGACCTTTCAGTAGGGTCAATCTTAGCATTATCTACTGTCGTGATGGGCATCCTAGTTGTGAAGTTAAACATGAGTCCTATTATTGGTATTTTAGCCTGTTTAGCCATGGGATCTTTGTTGGGCATTATAAATGGTTTGTTACTTACAAAACTGCACCTTCCTCACCCATTTATATCAACGCTTGGAATGCAAAACATATGTAGGGGTCTAGCATTAATAGCAACCAAAGCATCTCCTATTTCAGGATTTCCTCCAATTATTCAGTATTTGGGCTCTGCTTTTTTAGGACCAGTGCCTGTTAGCTTTATATTAGTTATTGTTATTTATGTGGTTTTTCATATATTTTTAACCCGTACTGCCACCGGCAGACATATATATGCAGTTGGAGGTAATAAGGAAGCTGCAAGATTATCAGGCATCAACGTAGATGCAATACTGATAACTGTATATACACTTAGTGGTCTTATGGCAGCTATGGGAGGTTTGATATTAACCGGAAGAGTCAATGCCGCATATCCACTAGCGGGTTTAGCATATGAAACAGATGCTATTGCCGCTGTGATCATTGGAGGAGCAAGTTTTATGGGTGGCGTTGGAACGGTGTGGGGAACATTAATTGGTGCTATGATAATGGCGGTCTTGAGAAATGGCCTCAATCTTTTAGGCGTTTCTGCAGAATGGCAAACTGTTGCCATCGGAGCTGTTATTATTGGTGCGGTTTATGTTGACGTTATAAGAAGAAGAGCACAAGTTAAAAGTTAA
- the iolN gene encoding 3-dehydro-scyllo-inosose hydrolase, protein MEKPKDKKWILTDNPAIKFEDNTVGRLKKQIWDASEEEIDAILKEYDIPSEPELGKAGTYIQNTPRVKVIEKRSKNDIVFVPIGCTENHGMHANSGLDTFMVTQILEGVRRYTAKQGREVSLAFPPLNYGGHPYHHLGMPGTVIMPKEVVEETIIYMMLGLWNDGFRKIILVNNHGHLWMLESAIQEFMKRFQLPGIFQVLDWHRAVREFFYPTDREDSLETHFVHADEAETSVGLLLFPDMIDMSVVEDAEGESFLPDGHFDKSVDPFGRPHRWSEGEGHAAIERAATPQGVVGKPSIASVKKAKRPIAAILKYLTLVHDQILDAFPAGTVPPVEKITLRTEKEMEPFLKEPFSEGWKSVYELPPMGVFYKL, encoded by the coding sequence ATGGAAAAACCAAAGGACAAAAAATGGATATTGACTGACAATCCGGCCATAAAGTTTGAAGACAATACCGTAGGAAGGCTGAAAAAACAAATATGGGATGCAAGTGAAGAAGAGATAGATGCCATACTAAAAGAATACGATATCCCATCGGAACCGGAACTAGGCAAAGCAGGCACATATATTCAAAATACTCCTAGAGTAAAAGTTATTGAAAAGCGCAGCAAAAATGATATAGTATTTGTACCCATAGGATGTACAGAAAACCATGGCATGCATGCTAATTCTGGTCTTGACACATTCATGGTCACACAAATTCTAGAAGGTGTCCGCCGATACACTGCAAAACAGGGAAGAGAAGTAAGCCTTGCTTTCCCACCGCTAAACTACGGCGGCCATCCATACCACCACCTTGGCATGCCTGGCACAGTTATCATGCCAAAAGAGGTAGTAGAAGAAACCATCATATATATGATGTTAGGACTGTGGAATGACGGCTTTAGGAAAATAATCTTAGTAAACAATCATGGACATCTGTGGATGCTAGAATCAGCTATACAAGAATTCATGAAGAGATTCCAACTTCCGGGAATATTCCAGGTATTAGACTGGCATAGGGCCGTTAGAGAGTTTTTCTATCCTACAGACAGAGAAGACAGCCTAGAGACACACTTTGTCCACGCAGACGAAGCCGAGACTTCAGTAGGACTATTACTTTTCCCTGACATGATTGACATGAGTGTAGTAGAGGATGCCGAAGGTGAATCATTCCTTCCAGATGGCCACTTTGATAAATCAGTAGACCCCTTTGGAAGACCCCATCGCTGGTCTGAAGGCGAAGGTCATGCTGCCATAGAACGGGCCGCTACACCTCAGGGAGTTGTAGGTAAACCAAGCATAGCCTCAGTTAAAAAGGCAAAACGTCCTATCGCTGCAATACTAAAATACTTGACTCTAGTACATGACCAGATTCTAGATGCCTTCCCGGCGGGAACAGTGCCACCGGTAGAAAAAATTACATTGCGAACCGAAAAAGAGATGGAGCCGTTTTTGAAAGAACCCTTCAGCGAAGGTTGGAAATCTGTTTATGAACTGCCGCCTATGGGAGTATTCTATAAATTATAA
- the iolG gene encoding inositol 2-dehydrogenase, whose product MKKIKVGLIGAGRIGRFHAETIKANVDFVEIKSVADIFAENIKDWAENLGIKNVYKDANEILEDKEIDAVLICSSTDTHSQLIIDSAKAGKHIFCEKPIDFDLNRIHKALDEVEKANVKLQIGFQRRFDPSFKRAHDIIRAGKIGEPHILKITSRDPSPPPIEYIKVSGGIFLDMTIHDFDMARFLIGSEVAEVFATGEVRVDPEIKKAGDIDTAIVTLKFSDGTIGVIDNSRKAVYGYDQRVEVFGSKGSIAVNNDHLTNTVLSNEDGIISHNPKNFFMDRYKDAYIAEIKAFCDSILNNIKPLVTGKDGLEPVIIGLAAKKSLAEGKPIKIER is encoded by the coding sequence GTGAAAAAAATTAAAGTAGGATTAATTGGAGCAGGAAGAATAGGAAGATTTCACGCCGAAACTATCAAAGCTAATGTAGACTTTGTAGAGATTAAATCTGTTGCAGATATATTTGCTGAAAATATCAAAGATTGGGCAGAAAATCTTGGGATAAAAAATGTCTATAAAGACGCAAACGAAATATTAGAAGACAAGGAAATAGATGCGGTTCTCATATGCTCATCAACCGATACACACTCTCAATTAATTATAGATTCGGCAAAAGCAGGTAAACATATTTTTTGTGAAAAGCCCATTGACTTTGACTTAAATAGAATACATAAAGCCCTAGATGAGGTAGAAAAAGCAAATGTTAAATTACAAATAGGCTTTCAACGAAGATTCGATCCCAGCTTTAAACGAGCACATGATATTATAAGAGCAGGCAAAATAGGCGAACCTCACATATTAAAAATTACTTCACGTGACCCCAGTCCACCACCGATAGAATATATTAAAGTATCTGGTGGCATCTTTTTAGATATGACTATACATGACTTTGACATGGCAAGATTTTTAATTGGAAGTGAAGTTGCGGAAGTGTTTGCTACCGGAGAAGTAAGAGTTGATCCGGAAATCAAAAAAGCAGGAGACATTGATACTGCCATTGTTACGCTAAAATTTTCAGACGGCACCATAGGCGTCATAGATAATAGTAGAAAGGCCGTTTACGGCTATGATCAAAGAGTAGAAGTATTTGGCTCAAAAGGAAGCATAGCTGTGAATAATGACCATTTAACAAATACTGTATTAAGCAATGAAGACGGAATTATAAGCCACAATCCCAAGAACTTTTTCATGGATAGATACAAAGATGCATACATAGCTGAAATTAAGGCGTTTTGCGATAGCATATTAAATAATATCAAGCCTCTTGTAACAGGCAAAGACGGCCTTGAACCGGTAATTATCGGCCTTGCTGCAAAAAAATCACTTGCTGAAGGAAAACCGATAAAAATAGAAAGATAG
- a CDS encoding sugar phosphate isomerase/epimerase family protein: protein MKLSITMAKEAAKNAPIVLRGSYTENIKKAAKMGYDAVEIHVNGPNTLDIEEIQKDCEENNIVVSTIGTGMGYGIDGLSFTDPDGTVRDRAVKRIFDHICTAKELDAKVIIGSMRGTIADTNDRKKYEEYALKCFDKIMNSAEKNNVIILNEAINRYETNFINNIEESLEFIEKINSPYLKLHLDTFHMNIEEQDMVKSILKAGKSLGHFHFADSDRWYPGHGHVDFKSIIKALKDISYDNYIAFECLPLPTPDEAARNSLRNIRPLL from the coding sequence ATGAAGCTCAGCATTACCATGGCAAAAGAAGCGGCTAAGAATGCACCGATTGTTTTAAGGGGCAGCTATACTGAAAACATTAAAAAGGCAGCAAAAATGGGATATGATGCGGTAGAAATTCATGTAAATGGCCCAAATACATTGGATATCGAGGAGATACAAAAGGATTGCGAAGAAAACAATATTGTAGTTTCTACTATCGGAACAGGAATGGGCTATGGAATTGACGGGTTAAGCTTTACAGATCCGGACGGCACTGTTCGAGACAGGGCTGTAAAGAGGATATTCGATCATATTTGCACTGCTAAAGAACTTGATGCAAAAGTAATAATAGGTTCAATGAGAGGTACAATTGCCGATACAAATGACCGTAAAAAATATGAAGAATATGCACTTAAATGCTTTGACAAGATTATGAACTCTGCAGAAAAAAATAACGTAATTATACTAAATGAAGCAATAAATCGATATGAAACCAACTTCATTAATAATATTGAAGAAAGCCTTGAATTTATTGAGAAAATAAATTCACCATATCTCAAGCTGCACTTAGATACATTTCATATGAATATAGAAGAACAGGATATGGTAAAAAGTATATTGAAAGCAGGAAAATCCTTAGGCCATTTCCATTTTGCCGATAGCGACAGGTGGTACCCTGGCCATGGCCATGTAGACTTTAAAAGCATTATTAAAGCACTAAAGGACATAAGCTATGATAACTATATAGCCTTTGAATGTCTGCCACTTCCTACACCTGATGAAGCTGCGAGAAATTCCTTAAGAAACATTAGGCCTTTATTATAA
- a CDS encoding phosphomannomutase/phosphoglucomutase — MKINPYIFRQYDIRGVVGEDLDENFARRLGQAFGTYTLKNNETSVIVGCDNRISSPSLKKAVTEGLLSTGCNVVDIGTVVTPIFYYARIHFNINPGIMVTASHNPAQFNGFKVAFGPGTIYGDEIQNLRIMMEKGDFLSGQGSLTYKDPSEDYIDMICEKIHLSKKLRVGIDCGNGTASLFAEKLFRRLGVDVYPLYCESDPKFPNHFPDPVKPENLTDLKELVLREKLDLGIGFDGDGDRIGVVDDKGNIIYGDMLMILYWREIMPKYPGAVAIIEVKCSQALVDEVKKLGGKPIFYKTGHSLIKAKMREIGAVFTGEMSGHMFFADEYYGFDDALYAAARLLRILSNTDKKLSELLADVPKYYSTPELRVPCPDEEKFDKVEAVKRYFQDKYPIIDVDGARVIFPDGWGLVRSSNTGPELIVRCEATSKDGLDKIKNEIQKALLPLKLF; from the coding sequence ATGAAAATAAATCCTTACATATTTCGGCAGTATGACATAAGAGGTGTTGTTGGTGAAGATTTGGATGAAAATTTTGCAAGGAGGCTTGGTCAGGCTTTTGGTACCTATACCTTAAAAAATAACGAAACTTCAGTTATTGTTGGGTGTGATAATCGCATTTCTTCACCATCTTTAAAAAAAGCTGTTACAGAAGGTCTGCTGTCTACCGGATGTAATGTAGTCGACATAGGTACGGTTGTAACTCCTATATTTTATTATGCTAGAATACATTTTAATATAAATCCAGGAATAATGGTAACTGCAAGTCATAATCCCGCACAATTTAATGGTTTTAAAGTGGCATTTGGTCCGGGCACTATATATGGTGACGAAATTCAAAATTTAAGGATTATGATGGAAAAAGGAGATTTCCTGTCAGGTCAAGGTTCGCTTACCTATAAGGACCCTTCAGAGGATTATATTGATATGATTTGCGAAAAAATACACCTTTCAAAAAAGCTCAGAGTCGGAATAGACTGTGGAAATGGCACTGCTTCGCTCTTTGCCGAAAAACTTTTCCGCCGATTGGGTGTTGATGTTTACCCTCTATACTGCGAGTCTGATCCCAAATTTCCAAATCATTTTCCCGACCCGGTCAAGCCTGAAAATCTAACAGACTTGAAAGAATTAGTTTTAAGGGAAAAACTGGATTTAGGAATCGGATTTGATGGTGATGGGGACCGCATTGGCGTAGTTGATGATAAGGGAAATATAATTTATGGCGATATGTTGATGATTCTATATTGGCGCGAGATCATGCCAAAATATCCCGGGGCTGTGGCTATTATTGAAGTTAAGTGCTCACAAGCCCTCGTAGATGAAGTAAAAAAATTAGGCGGTAAACCTATCTTCTATAAAACAGGCCATTCATTAATAAAGGCAAAAATGAGAGAAATCGGTGCCGTATTTACGGGTGAAATGTCAGGCCATATGTTCTTTGCAGACGAATATTATGGTTTCGATGATGCTCTATATGCTGCTGCCCGGCTTTTAAGAATTTTGTCAAATACCGATAAAAAGCTTTCCGAGCTGCTGGCAGATGTGCCCAAATATTATTCTACACCTGAACTTCGCGTGCCGTGCCCGGATGAAGAAAAGTTTGATAAGGTCGAAGCTGTAAAACGCTACTTTCAGGATAAATACCCTATAATAGATGTAGACGGGGCGAGGGTAATCTTCCCCGATGGTTGGGGACTTGTCAGAAGCTCTAACACCGGCCCGGAACTCATCGTTAGATGTGAAGCAACAAGCAAGGACGGCCTTGACAAGATAAAAAATGAGATTCAAAAAGCGCTGCTGCCTTTGAAACTTTTTTGA
- a CDS encoding TetR/AcrR family transcriptional regulator, protein MNKRDAIETKARILSAAEDIFSKVGFDGARVDDIAKEAGVNKALIYYYFKSKNEILETLFSSLIEDARRMLVKSMEGTPDVSGNDGYRKLFDIYIRFVSQKRKIIKVAVAESAKTNVSSSIIMELGNLIINAEIDALRKEYEKKGLHFPEDKQELLVMEFFTGLTPFLSYALYKDQWEDQYGMSEEVLQNYFYQAFKKAHLEAHLRW, encoded by the coding sequence ATGAATAAGCGAGACGCAATAGAAACCAAAGCAAGGATTTTATCCGCTGCAGAAGACATTTTTTCAAAGGTTGGCTTTGATGGTGCCAGAGTAGATGATATTGCCAAGGAAGCCGGTGTAAATAAGGCGCTAATCTATTACTATTTTAAAAGTAAAAATGAAATACTGGAAACGCTCTTTTCAAGCCTTATTGAAGATGCTAGAAGAATGCTTGTCAAATCAATGGAAGGTACACCAGATGTATCTGGAAATGACGGGTATAGAAAGCTATTTGATATATACATCCGGTTTGTATCTCAAAAAAGAAAAATTATTAAAGTAGCTGTTGCAGAGTCTGCTAAAACAAATGTATCAAGCTCTATTATAATGGAACTTGGCAATTTAATTATTAATGCAGAGATTGATGCTCTTCGGAAAGAATATGAAAAGAAAGGTCTACATTTTCCCGAAGATAAACAAGAGCTGTTGGTGATGGAGTTCTTTACAGGTCTGACTCCTTTCCTAAGCTATGCATTATACAAAGATCAATGGGAAGATCAATACGGTATGAGCGAAGAAGTATTGCAGAATTACTTTTATCAGGCCTTTAAAAAAGCTCATTTAGAGGCTCATTTGCGGTGGTAA
- a CDS encoding alpha/beta hydrolase family protein produces MKVNKRIDELIKETTQVIDPHRQFYKIRFEDNSMDFAFQWALGCIRNGGGEIGEMFCTAAQIEDYNPDSWAEEWPKIAHRVEKRAQTAEAEGHKISAREFYMRAAGYYRAALTSLLPRNEKYMEWYEKSMECFSKAGALSDPEIELIRVPFEDTYLPGCFIKAATSEQKSKTIIAIGGAETFFMDLYFQIGPSAIKRGYNFITVDIPGQGILPAEAQFFRPDTEKPIGAILDYAYSRPEVDTNLIAAYGISGGGYYVPRASAYDKRIKACISNCAVTNIGKIMGEMAIQNQKAANGIKMSAFNVRMFQIMAWRHGIATDDIPGLLNKTSAFAFNPSLITCPVLNICSNGEYLNPAIKAMEDDFMQSLPNLNKKMIVALFEDGGGTHCLGENTGLLSALVFDWLDEVLKSEGINI; encoded by the coding sequence ATGAAAGTAAATAAAAGAATTGACGAGCTTATAAAGGAAACAACGCAGGTGATTGATCCCCATCGCCAGTTTTACAAGATAAGATTCGAGGACAACAGCATGGATTTTGCATTTCAATGGGCGTTGGGGTGTATTCGAAATGGAGGCGGAGAAATTGGTGAAATGTTTTGTACGGCTGCCCAAATAGAGGATTACAATCCGGATAGTTGGGCCGAAGAGTGGCCCAAAATTGCACATCGTGTAGAGAAAAGGGCACAGACTGCTGAAGCGGAAGGACATAAAATAAGCGCACGAGAATTTTATATGCGGGCAGCCGGTTATTATAGGGCTGCACTGACATCCTTATTGCCGCGTAACGAGAAGTATATGGAGTGGTACGAAAAATCCATGGAATGCTTTTCAAAAGCAGGTGCTTTGTCTGATCCGGAAATCGAATTAATACGTGTTCCCTTTGAAGACACATATCTGCCTGGTTGTTTCATAAAAGCTGCAACGAGCGAGCAAAAGTCAAAAACAATAATAGCAATCGGTGGTGCGGAAACCTTTTTTATGGATCTATACTTTCAAATCGGCCCATCAGCAATAAAACGTGGCTATAATTTTATCACTGTTGACATACCGGGGCAGGGGATTCTTCCTGCCGAAGCGCAATTCTTTAGGCCGGATACAGAAAAGCCAATAGGGGCGATATTAGACTATGCCTATAGCAGACCGGAAGTGGATACAAATCTTATCGCTGCATATGGAATAAGTGGAGGCGGATATTATGTACCCCGTGCATCAGCTTATGATAAAAGAATTAAAGCATGCATATCAAATTGTGCAGTTACGAATATCGGAAAGATAATGGGAGAAATGGCCATACAAAACCAGAAAGCAGCAAATGGTATTAAAATGTCCGCGTTTAATGTGAGGATGTTTCAAATCATGGCGTGGAGACATGGTATAGCAACTGATGACATCCCGGGTCTTTTAAACAAAACGAGTGCATTTGCTTTTAATCCTTCTTTGATTACATGTCCTGTACTAAATATATGTAGCAATGGGGAATATCTCAATCCGGCAATCAAAGCAATGGAAGATGATTTTATGCAGTCTTTGCCTAATTTAAACAAAAAGATGATTGTAGCTTTATTTGAAGATGGAGGCGGAACTCATTGTCTTGGTGAGAATACCGGACTGTTAAGTGCGCTAGTATTTGATTGGCTTGATGAGGTTTTGAAAAGTGAGGGAATAAATATCTGA